AATACTTTTCTCGAATCGGATTTGGTTTTTTGCACAACCCGGCTCTTTTCAATTGTGGATCATACCCAATCCCGTTCACAGGCGTTCAATCAACGCGTACCAGGAGTTTAAAAAATTTCAAAAGACTATCCGTGAACCGGTGAACCTCAACTGAAAGAATGAGTATGACCATGACCACACGACTCATCGCCATTGATCACGCGAAAGACCGGAATGCTGCGGAAAAAGAAGCTCTGACCACGAACCAACTGCAAGACCTGAAACCGCGATTGGGCATCAGCCAATGTTTGCTCGGCGACACGGTTCGATACGATGGCGGACACAAACGGGATGCCTTCCTCACAGATGTGCTGGCCCCCTTTGTCGAATGGCTTCCGGTCTGTCCGGAAGTCGAAGCGGGACTGGGCACCCCGCGAGAGGCCATGCATTTGGCCGGCGATCCCGATGCGCCACAACTCCTGACCATCCGCTCTCACATTGATCACACCATGACACTCCAGACTTTTAGTCAGCGCCGGGTTCAGGAATTACAAGAAACTGATTTAGATGGATATATTTTCAAAAAAAGTTCCCCCAGTTGCGGAGTCTATCGGGTCAAGGTCTATACCGAGAAAGGGCAACCTTCTAAACAGGGTACCGGTATTTTTTCAGCCGCCTTTCAAAAAGCGTTCCCCCTGCTCCCTGTGGAGGAAGAAGGACGCTTGAGCGACGCACCAATTCGGGAAAACTTTATCGAGCGCATTTTCTGTTATCGGAGGTGGAAAACCCTGTTCCAACAGGGTCGGGTCAGCCGGGGGGCCATTGTCCAGTTCCATACCCGCCACAAATATTTATTGCTCACCCACAGCCGTTCGCATTATCAGGACCTTGGACAACTCATCGCGAAGGCCGGCCAATACACACCCGGTGAGCTGGCGGATCACTATGGCCCGCTTTTTATGGACGCCCTGAAAAGCAAGGCCACAGTGCGAAAACATGTGAATGTTCTCCAGCATCTGGCGGGCCACTTTAAAAACCAACTGAGCCCGGTTGAACGGGCCGAGTTGCAGGAAACCATTCAGGATTACCACCGGCATCTCACCCCCCTGGCCGTGCCGCTCACGCTCATTAAACATTATGTGCGCATCCTGGCTGTCCCCTATTTAGTTGACCAGGTCTACCTCAACCCGCACCCCAAAGAACTCATGTTGCGCAACCATGTCTAACAGTCCAAAAGATTCCCAGACCTTTCGGATTAAATCTGTGGCCAGTACCACTGGACTCAGCACTCACGTGATCCGGAAATGGGAAGAACGCTACCATTTAGTCCATCCGCAGCGAGGCCCTAACGGCTATCGACTCTTTACCGAAGAAGACATTCAATTTCTCCTCTATTTGAAATCACAATTGGATCATGGTGAATCCATTGGTCAATTGGCCCAAGCCGGGGAGCAGGAACTCCGACATTCGATGAATCATGTCCCTCTCAACCTCTCGGGGATAGCCCCCACCTATTGGAATGACACCCAGGAAATGATTCGCTTGGCGCGCCACCAGGACGTCCAGGCCATTACCATCATGCTTGAAAAGTGGATTAATCATATGGGGCTTGAGAAAGCCCTGGAGAGCATTATTTTTCCGGTCTTGCGTCTGATCGGCGACCTGTGGCATCAAGGAGGGATGAGTCTGAGGGGGGAACAAAGCGTGAGCCGGTTGGTGCGTCAACACCTCATTAACGTTCTACGCGAAGAACCTCCTCTGGGAGGACCGCAC
Above is a window of Candidatus Nitrospira neomarina DNA encoding:
- a CDS encoding YbgA family protein translates to MTTRLIAIDHAKDRNAAEKEALTTNQLQDLKPRLGISQCLLGDTVRYDGGHKRDAFLTDVLAPFVEWLPVCPEVEAGLGTPREAMHLAGDPDAPQLLTIRSHIDHTMTLQTFSQRRVQELQETDLDGYIFKKSSPSCGVYRVKVYTEKGQPSKQGTGIFSAAFQKAFPLLPVEEEGRLSDAPIRENFIERIFCYRRWKTLFQQGRVSRGAIVQFHTRHKYLLLTHSRSHYQDLGQLIAKAGQYTPGELADHYGPLFMDALKSKATVRKHVNVLQHLAGHFKNQLSPVERAELQETIQDYHRHLTPLAVPLTLIKHYVRILAVPYLVDQVYLNPHPKELMLRNHV
- a CDS encoding MerR family transcriptional regulator, encoding MSNSPKDSQTFRIKSVASTTGLSTHVIRKWEERYHLVHPQRGPNGYRLFTEEDIQFLLYLKSQLDHGESIGQLAQAGEQELRHSMNHVPLNLSGIAPTYWNDTQEMIRLARHQDVQAITIMLEKWINHMGLEKALESIIFPVLRLIGDLWHQGGMSLRGEQSVSRLVRQHLINVLREEPPLGGPHALIACVPGDFHEIAPLTAAVLLRGLGWHSIYLGPNVAFEMLEMALRRKHTQLILLSCNLEPEEKILRSWLQKITRHLQPLCAVMVGGPGFKPYEPLFRTHNITYFTQVHDVKTLKQRTGMAESARAFHPL